The Bos taurus isolate L1 Dominette 01449 registration number 42190680 breed Hereford chromosome 18, ARS-UCD2.0, whole genome shotgun sequence nucleotide sequence gcaatgcaggagacacgggtttgatccctggattgggaagatcccctggaggagggcatggcaacccactccagtattcttgcgggtaaaatcccatggacagaggagtctggtgggctacagtccatgggctcgcaaagagccggacatgactgaagtgactgagcacgcacacatgcatgagGCTCAAGGGGCGATTTGTCCAGGCAGGGCACTTCTATCCCCAGGAAGGATGTGGTAGAAACCTTCCTTCTTTTATCCCCAGGACTACCCCATCACATCTCCAGTGATCTTGACCTGGGAAGGTCTTGGAAATCAAGTTCTGGGTTAGATAAGGCTGTTTGATGACACAGATGAGGGCAGAAGTCTTAGATCAAGCCCCAGGTGCACCAGGGTCCTCTGTAGCCTGTGCTTATCATATATCCTTCCTGgccttggttttcttttctgtaaaactgAGCTGAATTGGACAGTCCCCAGAGGACTTCTGCTTCATGAGCCCATCTTACCAGAATCTTAGACCAGATATAGCAAAgatgttttgttttgcctttggTCAGAGAAGGCTGCATGAGGTACTATATTGAGATGGACAATGACACTTGTTTTGAATTTAGCAGGCAGGAGTGTCATGACTGATTCTCTCTGCTTATAGCAATCCATTAACAAAGTTTTCTGAGTGTGAGGAAGACAGAATGGCGGAAATGTTGTTGTATTTGTGTTGTGGCTGTTGGGACAGGCAGAACTCCTCAGAGTTCTCGACGCTGATCTCatccattttccagatggggaCACAGAGGGTCCAAGACTACAGGGCTTGCCCATGATGTCATAGTGACCCAGGGGTGAAGCTGGGAGCAGAAGCCTGGGCTCTCGGCACCAGCCTCTTCTCCAGACCTCACTGCTGCCCTGGGTATCAGCTATGGAGGCACTTACTGCGACCGAGCTCTTCAGGGTGACCCTCTTCAGAAGTGGGTGTCATGTTCTCATAGGCGGTATGCTCTGTTGTTCTCCTTGAGAGCCTGAAACCCCAAGACCCTTGTTCACTATGCCTCTAGTCCTTGCCCATCTCCACAGGCTCCCGTTTTGGGCAACGTCCCAAACCCTCTCAGTGCCCAACAGGCACCACTCAGCACCATGGTCAGCAACCCTCCTACTGGGCAGGTCCCCCATaggccacacccccaccccattctGAGAGTTACCCTTCGGCATTTCCAGTGTGTATGAAGCAGCCCAGCCCTATGGCCAGGGCAACGATAGCCAGGATCCCGACGGTAATGCCAACGATGGCCCCTACAGAGAGGGATGACCGGTGACCTGGGCAAGGAGAGAGAATCAGGACCTCATCCCTGTCCCCAACCTCATTCCCAATCTTAGGGCTTTATCTCCACTGTCATTTGATGAGTACTTGTTTTCCAGCCATTGGGAGGCAGAAGTTTGTAGTAGTAATAGAATCATTTCTGGAGTCAAATGTCCTAAGTTCACatcttagctgtgtgaccctggccatgctacttaacctctttgtgctTCCTTTGGCTCTTctgtaaaaacaaagataatatgAAGCCTATTCCATATTGTTGCTGAAAAGATTAAACACATATGTATTCATGTTCAGTAAATGTAAGGTTCGGTATGTTCAATGTGGGTGAAGTATTTAGACCCATGGAAAGTGATCAGTCAGTGTTGGTGTGATGATGTTACTGATTAAGAGGAAGAATCAAATATGGTCGTCACAGCAAAGGGCTTTGGCAACTGGAAACTTGAGTCACCTTTGATTCTCTGGGGTTCTGTGGACACAGACAAAAGTAACTACTCTTTCTGAGTCtcatttcctcatttgcaaagtCGGGGAAATGGTACCTACTGTATAGGGATGttttgaagatgaaatgagatcatgaatttttttttctattttttgaccACTTTGCAGCatgcagcatcttagttccctgaccagggattgaacccttgccccctgcaatggaagcacacagcttcttaaccactggatctccagggaagtcctgagtctGAGTGTTAGTGGCTGGAATTCAACAGCTCTGGACTAGGAACCTGCCCACGCAGGACAGTCAGTGCCACACTCCAGTCCTTAGTAAGGGAAGATCAGAGTGCTAAGGCCAGCATCAGAGAAAGTCACCTGGACCCAAGGGGAAGGCGTACCTGAAAGACTCACCTATGACGCTGACCATGACCGAGGCAGAGCAGGTCAGCATTGTGACAGAGTTAGAAGCTGTGCAGCTGTAATTCCCTTGGTGTTTCCAAGTCAGGGCCTCGATAACCAGCTGCTGCCCCTTGTACACACTGGTGTTGTCATGGGTCCAGTTAAACTCAGCATCCGGCTGGGATTCAGCCCAACACCGCAGGGTTAGGCGGGAGTTGAGCTCCACACTGACCGTGGTGTCCGCCAGGGTCTCCGACCCGCTGGTGAAATACATTCGATCGGGGCCGTCTGCGTGCAGAGCCGAATATTATGCTCCCATCCTCCACTGGTGAGATAATCTATTTTATCCCATTCAATTCCACATATGaagttctgctttcttttttccccccttctcaaTTCTAACTGAGGGAATTCCTGGGAGTCAAAGGCTCTTCCAactgctgctgaaaggaatcTCGGCAAGAGAAGGAAGATACAAAGGTCCCTTTTCCTCCCTTAGGTGCGGAGCAAGCAGAATGTAATCCACAACACAGAGGGGGAAagtccaaaacaaaacaaaattaaaatcaaaaacaaaaacccctgcCCTTGAAAAAGTGAATTCTAACAAGGGAGCCTCATAAGACATCCAGGCTTCAGAAATTGTTGCTGTGTCCTGTGACATGTAGCCCCTAACTTCCAACATGTTTATAGTTCTTATAGTTCTGATGGTAGcttaggccaaaaaaaaaaagaatcttagaGTCATTCTTgactcctccctttctctcttgcttcttGTCAACTAGCAGTAAACCCTGTGactttgatatttaaaatatattcatggcCTGATCGCTACAGCTGTCGCTGGCTCAGCCTCGTCATTTCTTGATGGATGACTGTGGCTACCACGAGAGGATGCCTCACAGACCTCCATGGGTAAGAGTGGAATTGACCAAGGGCCCAGCTGCGGTACCCCGCAATCCACTCCCAGACCTCTCCTGGGCTGCACCCTGCCAGGACCTGAGAGTGTTGGAGAAAGTAAGGCAGACCCCTTCCTAGGAGACCTGGGCTCCCCGAGAGTCCTGACAACGTTCCTTAGACTCCACGGTGGTCTACATGCTCCCACCAACTCTGTACTCTGTCTTCCTCCCTCGCTCCAAGTACCTCGGTCTGAGGGCAATCACATTCTTTTGAGGCTCCCTCCCTACTTTTTCTGCACAAGAGCATTCCCTTAAGAAAATCTTTGCATGTATAATTCCATTGAATCCTTGGGATCTGCCTCTCCATGGAATCAGACAAAAACAACTGCAtcacctcctccctctcccctgtTCCCACCCTTTAGACAAGAGCCAGAGAGACTGTGCAAACCCCAGTCTaatcctctctctcctctgctcaGAGCCTTTTGTAGCTCAAGTGTCACACGACggccccccaccctcccagctTCTTCTGTTCCATTCTCGCTATAATTTATCTCTCCAGTCATCTTGGCCTCTGGGCATTCCTCTGACAGGCCAAGCAAGTCCCACCTCCCCAGCCTTGGAACTCACTTCCCTTGGTCACCTGCACAGCTCTCTCCCTACCTCCTGCTGCACACATACCGCCTACTCCAGGAAGCCTCTCCTGACCACCCCAGCCAGGACTGCAACACCTCTCCGGCTTCCCAGCCTTGCCTGTCTTTCTCACTGCCTCTAGTCCCATCTGACACAGCATGGATTTCCCCTTGTTCAGCTGTGTATAGTCTGTCTCCCCCGACTAGAACATAAAGCTCCGTGAGGGTGGCCTTGTCCCCTGCTCAGACATGCCTGTCACAGAGCAGGTGTTTGATAATTATGGGATGAGTGGCTGGAAGCAAGAACTTCagcaagggagagaggaggaaggaggagaagatcCAAGCTAGGGACGACTCACAGCTGATGTTCAACTTCAGGGGTTCACTCCGTGCCTGGCTGCCCCAGTTCCAGACCTCGCACGCATAGGGCCCTGTGTCATTCCGCCGAAGGCCGTGGATGATCAGGTCCCTGTTGTTGGGTGCCAGGTGCTCGCTGGACTGGAGGAGCTGGTCCCCCAGGAACCACCGGACTCCAACTCCCTCATGGGTGGTCTGGCAGGTCAGGACCACAGAGCTGGTGTCCTCCACGAGAGTCCGGTTTGGGGCCATGACGTAAGGCTTGGTCACTCTTTCTGGAAACACAGAGAGAGATGGGACAGGGTCCAGGGACACCCTATGCCAGTCTCCTGCCCATATGGGgcccacaggatttcccagggatgtgtgtttatgtggtgtgtggtgtgtgtgtgtgtgctttgcatATGACTGTGCTGTGTGGGTGGTCTTTTGTGTATGAGCGTGTGTTGTGTGACAATTATGTTACAGGTTTTGTGTGCATGGAGGGTGTGGTATACGGATGagttttgtgtgtgagtgtgtgcttggtgtgtatttttgcctgtgctgggtttttgttgctgcatgagggctttctttagttgtgctGTGTGGGGCCTGTtctgtagttgcggtgcatgggcttctcactgtggtggcttctctcgttgtggagcacgggctctagggcgtgcgggctcagtagctgtggtacacagACTTAGGAGCTCcctggcatgagggatcttcccagaccaaggactgaacccttgtctcctgcattggccactggacttaaccactggaccaccagagaagtcccttttgTGTCCATCtacatgtgtgtgttgtgtatacaCATATTGTGAGTGTGAGGTATGGCAGTGTGTatatcatacatacacacatatacacacacacacacgtactttGTGTGCAAGTGGGTATatgttgtgtgtatgtatctCTGTACATGAGTATATGCTATGTGTCTGTGGGAATGTATGCGTTCTGTGTATATGCTCTACTGTGTattcacaagcaccacacatggAGCACATACCTACATGCTTGGTATATCACTACCATGTGTGAAGTGCAGTTACATACTGTGTGTGTTCTGCATGTGTGGAGGGTGTTAAATGTGTGGTGTGGGGGGTGTTTTCTGTGTTGGACATGAGGATGTGGAGTGTCTGTGATATGTGTTGTGGGTGTCTGTTGTGTGCATATTATGTTTCGTGTGTATACGTGTTTTATGAGAGAATATGTTGTGTGTCTGTGGTATCGTTTGCCGCATATTTgagatgtgtgtctgtgttttgtAAGTATTGTGTATGTGCTCTGCCTGTGTGTGAGTACGTTTCTGTACATGCCGTGGGCTTTATGTGTGCATGTGGTGTGTATGATGCGTTACGCCCCGTGTGTTTCATGTATTGTGTGTCTGTTGGGTACATGTTatatgtcttgtgtgtgtgtgtattatgtgCTTTTGTATGCTGTGTCTATGTGTTGTGTGTGAGttgtgtgtgttgtatgtgaGTTGTATGTGTCTGTGGTGCACATGTGTGTATCTGCGATGCATGCatgactgtttctttttttttggccatgtcatgcggcatgaggaatcttagttccccaaccgggaatcaaacccaggcccctgcactgggagcacagtcttaaccaccagaaCACCAGAATCCCCTGCATGTGTgattgttatgtgtgtgtgtccacgtgTGTATGGGGATGTATGAGTGCTGTGTTAGTGTTTGTATGTTTAGAGAATCGCCTCCCACACTTCATGAGAATTAAGTGACAGACATCCCACAGAGAGCCTCCAAAGCCTTGTGGAGGATGTGCCAACAAGGACCCAGGTCCTCCCTGTGCCCAGAGCCACAATCTGCCACGAGCCACAAGGGCAAGCCCCGCTCCACTACGTCCTCCTCAAGCTCCAGGACGTCAGTGCAGCCCTGATTCTCAGAGACACAAAGGAGAGGAATGGGGGAAAGAGACTCACCAAGGACGCGGACTTTGACAGCATCCCTGAGGGACTTCTGGGCGGCAGCATTGGACACCAAGCACGCGTAGGTGCCCTCGTGTTCCTTGGACACGGCAGGGATGGTAACATTGCTCATGTTGAAGAACAAGCTCCAAGTGATGGGCTTGGAGTCATTGGAGAAAAACCATGAATATGAAGCTTGTGGGTAAGACTCAGTTTCTGCTGAGAAGGTCACACTGGAGCCCTCCATCACCTCAACTGTGTCCCCGTTGGGTACACCAGGCTCCACCTTGATCGTGACTGAGTCAGGGCCATCTGGAAGGACAAGAACAATTGTAGCAGCAACAACAGCATCAGTGAGAGAGCTCTCTTGGGGGACCCAGCCATTCAATAAGCAGGaacttttctcttctctcccctcAAACTCTGGAACCATTACAAAGGAGATGTTAGAGTCTGACAGTGAGGGTATGTCACATGCATCCCTGGGTAAGCCAGGATTGAAAGACACACCTAAAGCTTGCcagcaagggacttccctggcagtccactggtcatgaatttgccttccaatgcagggatgcaggtttgatccctggtcggggaactaagatcccacatgccgtggggccaCTATGCCTGTgttgcaattactgagcccaagtgctctagagcctgtgccccacaacaagagaagcccgccTGTCACCCAgagcagtaaaaagaaaaacaatacataaaaaaataaagcatgctGACAATTGCTCTTTCCTCACGACTACCTAGGCAATATTTTGGATCAAACATTCGAAAGTTAAGGAGCTCGATTTTAGGCACGTCACGTTGGACGTTCCCAGGAGAATCCAACTAGAGATGTCAAACAGCTATGTGTCTGGAGTTCAAGGATGGACAAGTCTGCATTTGGATGGTATGTGAAGCTGTGAGACTAGATGAAATCACCGAGGAAGTGGGTGTTGCTGAGGGGCTGGGGAGAATGGAAAGGCACTCACAGTACACAATCAGGTAGGTAGGGTCACTGCTCTTCATCTGGAGGTCACCCCAAGCTTCACATTGGTACGTCCCAGCATCCTTCCGCTGGACACTGAGGATGGTGAGGGTCTTGCCATCTGTGGACAGCTGTATGCGCTCATGGAATAACAGGGGCTGGTGGTTGAAGACCCAGTGGATGGTGATGTTGACGTCTGGGGTGTCACAGTAGAAGGTCACATTTTCCCTGTGCTCTATGACTGTGCCCTGGCTGACTGAAATGGTGGGCTTGGCCAGAGATTCTACAGAGGGAGAAACAGAGTAGGgggagacagaagcagagacacAGGTGAAGGACAGACCAAGCAAAATACAGTCACAGAGGGACCCCGAGAAACAGGGAGGGGTTGGGGTTGCAGGCAGACACCCCTCAGCTCCATGACTGGCCGCCAATGCTGGACCTAGTTCTCATTCTAGGTGAGGTCTTGGGACCCTCGAGTCTCCTCTCCCCCAGTAAATGAGATGTTGCAAATAAAACAGATGGTCAGGGACATGACGGTGGGTCAATTATTGGCTGCAAAGAAGTCAAGCTTGTACTGGGGACAACAACCAGGTCCCTCTACCACTTCTTAGCCAATTTTCCCTAGCCCCAGCCAGGACAGCCACCCCTTCACACCCCCCGCCCCCTCTCCAACACAACTGACTGGACCAGTTGTTGCCTGACTGGGCCAATCAGGTTTGTCCTGTTGGGACTTTGGGCACGGAACCCTGATGAGCAGTTGAGGGTGGAGATAGAGACCAGAATGAGAGCTTTGTTTTCTGTGCTCCTAATCTACCATGAGTCTGGGGTAACCAAGGGGCCCCAAATGTAGACGGAACAATATCCTCCTCACTTTGGATGACAGCATCACGGGAGATCTGGGCTGCAGCTGTCAAGCTCCACACGGTCAAAAGTGAGGctggagggagaaagaggaggcgTTCAGGGAGGAAGCTGCGTTGGGGGGGTCCAGTTGTGGTCTTCCTAAGTGGAGGGAGGTCTGAGGTCATGAATGGGGCCCTCTACCCCTAGAGGCTTGACTTTTACTCACCACTTCCTGGCTATGTGACTTGAGGCATGTTTTGTTGTCGctgagcctcagttcccccagctataaaatgggagtaatatCGTCTGCCTTCTAGGATTGGAGGGGGTGGTAATGAACACTGACCAGTTTTGACTGGGTCCCCTGAGGGTCACTGCGCTCTCTCCAGTGATGCTCATTCCATGGAAGATGCCTCTCccttccattgctgctgctgctaagtcgcttcagttgtgtccgactctgtgcgaccccagagatggcagcccaccaggctcccctgtccctggcattctccaggcaagaacactggagtgggttgccatttccttctccaatgcatgaaagtgaaaagtgaaagtgaagttgctcagtcatgtccaactcctagcgaccccatggactgcagcctaccaggctcctctgtccatgggatttgccaagcaagagtactggagtgggttgcgctCAGATCAGTGAAGTCACTTTCCAAAACCAGATAGTAAGCGTCAGAAGCTAGACTTGAACCTGGCTTGCCAGTTCCTAAAGACTTTGCTCTCAACACTGTGCAGTTCCTCTGGTCCAGGGATGGGCACAGAGCCAGCCCCCAATAAAGGAGAACTTCTTCTGTTATCTTTGATGGGAGAAATTAACCGCTTGCTCTCAGGCAAGATTTCCTCTGCACagaggggagaaaagggaaaaagatagcATGAGCTTTCGGTTTTCTATTTGGTTATTCTGCACACAGTTTTATGGAAGCTCAGAGACTGTGGGCATAGGTGGGGATGCCCAACCCCAGCAGCTATGGCCATGAGCCGCTGACCTTGAAACTCCTGTCCTTGCCCTAACCATCAGCCCAATTAACAAAGGCAGGCAGTCATGACTTTCTCcagccctctgctgctgctggtgctaagtcgcttcagtcgtgtccaactctgtgcagccccatagatggcagccatcaggctcccccatccctgggattttccaggcaagagtactggagtggggtaccattgccttctccgtctccagCCCTCAGATGACCCCAATTTAGATCAAGCATTGCCCCATCCCCTGCTCATTTGGGTTAAAGACAAGGGCTCTTAGGAGCAAATATGGACTCTGATAATGATAATGGACTTTGTCTGTTATCATGGGCAAGGGGCTTTCTctttgtgagcctcagtttcttcaactgcAAAACAGGGAGAACGGTAGAACTTAGTTCACCAGGTTATTGTGAGGTCTGATATCAGACGTGACAGTTCGCAGTGTTAGTCACTATTATTAGCACTtagttattattactattattgtctTTGTTATTTGCTGTGCTTGTAATAACTGACGGTGGAAAACCATCTGAAATTCTCTATCCTCAGTGCTATTGGAGGTGAAGTCCATAGGctcattcactggaaggactgatgctgaagctgaagttccaatactctggccacctgatgggaagagccagctcattggaaaagaccctgatgctgggaaagattgaaggcaaaacgagaaggggtggcagaggatgagatggttagatagcatcaccaactcaatggacatgaatgtgagcagaCTCCAGGCGACAGGGaagaacagagcagcctggcgtgCCTCTCAGGGCTGGCATAACCTCTCGTCGCCAGTCTCACTCCTGTCTGTTATACTCCAGCTCTGGttctctgcctctccctgcccCGACTCCCCTGAATCTGTTTATCTGTATGTATCTTgaaaagctttctttttaaaaacaattaattttgagtatgtatgtatttatggctgtgctgcgtctttgttgctgcctgggcTTCTGTCTGGtttcggtgctcaggcttctcactatGGTGGgctctcttgttatggagcacgggctctagggcatgcgggctcCAGTAGTTGCCGCACACCGGATTAGTTATtccgcagcgtgtgggatcttccaggtcagggatcaaacctgcatctccggcattggcaggcggattcttgacccctgagccaccagagaagccctgaagaGTTTTTTTGCTCTTTGTCCTcagtctccctctctcctctttgcTCTGTTTTCCCCTCTGGTACAGTTTCTATTGTAATTTTCACTCTCTCTTGCCTCTCTCTGGTTCTATGGCTCTGattccatctctctctcctcctctgtgtatgtgtctttgtctctttctctgtccCCCTTTGTCAATCtctctcttattttatttggctgcaccgggttttagttgaggcatgtgggatctagttttctgaccaaggattgaacctgggccccgtgCATTGGGAGTTGGGAGCATGGActagactgctggggaagtctcTGCCAATCTCTTGTATTTGTGTTTAttcctgtctctgtttctctcttgtCTCTATTTGGGTCTCTTTCGTGCACATGTACACACCCACCCTCCCCTACCCCACCTAAAGGGAGCTGGACACTCACCTGAGAGCAGGATTCCTGCCCAGCGGTGGCCCCGTAGATCAGGGGACTCCATGGGTCCTGACACCTGACTTCAGAGCGCCAAGCTATCTTCCCGGCTTCCGCACGATGACCCGGTCCTCACTCCGTCTGCAGCCTCTCCagctctcttcttttcctctctgcccAGCTGCCCACTCACAGGCACTTCGGTGACAGTGGCTCCCAGGACAGACAGCGAGGGTGGCAGGGGAGGAACTTTGGCTGCACCCTCCTCAGTCCTCTACCCCAGGCTTtactttcctcctcctcccagcacGGAGAGAACCAAAGTCCCAACGTCCCCAGAACCCTGGGGTTTCCCCCAAGGCTCGAAAGGAGGAAGAAGCCCCACCTTCTGGCCACGGATCCCCTTGAAAATTACACCGCTTCCCATTCAAAGGCCCACttgggatgggggtgagggagCTGCCAGGGAGAAGCAGTGCCAGGGAGGGGTAATTTAAGCATATCAGCGTTAAAGGGACCGGGAACTGAGATTATAATGGTCAACAGCTACAACAATAAAGTCAATAATGATGGTTCCTGGTTATCCAGAGCTTAATAAAACAGCGCCAGGTTCACCATaagctcagtcgcatccgactctttgtgaccccctgaactgtacctcagtccataggattttccagacaagaatactggagtgggttgccatttttttctctagtAGTTCACCATGAGCTGCCTGGAAATACAAAATGAACTGAAGTGACACATGATATGAAGTCCTGGTCACAAACACGCTGGAGTCCGAAGGGCGGGATGCCTAGAGTTGGGTGGGGATAGCCCCAAGGGGTACCTGACTCAGCCTTCcgggaggaggcagggaagacTTGTTGGAGGTGGGGACATCTGAGCTGAGAcctggaagattaaaaaaaaaaaaaaaaaagccctgtatctgagtgttaattcttctttttaaaaaaattccatttgGGCAAGACAT carries:
- the CEACAM20 gene encoding cell adhesion molecule CEACAM20 isoform X2, giving the protein MTSDLPPLRKTTTGPPQRSFLPERLLFLPPASLLTVWSLTAAAQISRDAVIQKSLAKPTISVSQGTVIEHRENVTFYCDTPDVNITIHWVFNHQPLLFHERIQLSTDGKTLTILSVQRKDAGTYQCEAWGDLQMKSSDPTYLIVYYGPDSVTIKVEPGVPNGDTVEVMEGSSVTFSAETESYPQASYSWFFSNDSKPITWSLFFNMSNVTIPAVSKEHEGTYACLVSNAAAQKSLRDAVKVRVLERVTKPYVMAPNRTLVEDTSSVVLTCQTTHEGVGVRWFLGDQLLQSSEHLAPNNRDLIIHGLRRNDTGPYACEVWNWGSQARSEPLKLNISYGPDRMYFTSGSETLADTTVSVELNSRLTLRCWAESQPDAEFNWTHDNTSVYKGQQLVIEALTWKHQGNYSCTASNSVTMLTCSASVMVSVIGHRSSLSVGAIVGITVGILAIVALAIGLGCFIHTGNAEGLSRRTTEHTAYENMTPTSEEGHPEELGRSWPMPVYANAPAIEGQIPVKKMLPVDPPEQLYELSPPTSHSRYSHGPRKPSSNPLVPTPQKENAESNYEALVNPEHSIYCQINRST
- the CEACAM20 gene encoding cell adhesion molecule CEACAM20 isoform X1; protein product: MTSDLPPLRKTTTGPPQRSFLPERLLFLPPASLLTVWSLTAAAQISRDAVIQKSLAKPTISVSQGTVIEHRENVTFYCDTPDVNITIHWVFNHQPLLFHERIQLSTDGKTLTILSVQRKDAGTYQCEAWGDLQMKSSDPTYLIVYYGPDSVTIKVEPGVPNGDTVEVMEGSSVTFSAETESYPQASYSWFFSNDSKPITWSLFFNMSNVTIPAVSKEHEGTYACLVSNAAAQKSLRDAVKVRVLERVTKPYVMAPNRTLVEDTSSVVLTCQTTHEGVGVRWFLGDQLLQSSEHLAPNNRDLIIHGLRRNDTGPYACEVWNWGSQARSEPLKLNISYGPDRMYFTSGSETLADTTVSVELNSRLTLRCWAESQPDAEFNWTHDNTSVYKGQQLVIEALTWKHQGNYSCTASNSVTMLTCSASVMVSVIGHRSSLSVGAIVGITVGILAIVALAIGLGCFIHTGNAEGLSRRTTEHTAYENMTPTSEEGHPEELGRSWPMPVYANAPAIEGQIPVKKMLPVDPPEQLYEQLSPPTSHSRYSHGPRKPSSNPLVPTPQKENAESNYEALVNPEHSIYCQINRST
- the CEACAM20 gene encoding cell adhesion molecule CEACAM20 isoform X3; the protein is MESPDLRGHRWAGILLSASLLTVWSLTAAAQISRDAVIQKSLAKPTISVSQGTVIEHRENVTFYCDTPDVNITIHWVFNHQPLLFHERIQLSTDGKTLTILSVQRKDAGTYQCEAWGDLQMKSSDPTYLIVYYGPDSVTIKVEPGVPNGDTVEVMEGSSVTFSAETESYPQASYSWFFSNDSKPITWSLFFNMSNVTIPAVSKEHEGTYACLVSNAAAQKSLRDAVKVRVLERVTKPYVMAPNRTLVEDTSSVVLTCQTTHEGVGVRWFLGDQLLQSSEHLAPNNRDLIIHGLRRNDTGPYACEVWNWGSQARSEPLKLNISYGPDRMYFTSGSETLADTTVSVELNSRLTLRCWAESQPDAEFNWTHDNTSVYKGQQLVIEALTWKHQGNYSCTASNSVTMLTCSASVMVSVIGHRSSLSVGAIVGITVGILAIVALAIGLGCFIHTGNAEGLSRRTTEHTAYENMTPTSEEGHPEELGRSWPMPVYANAPAIEGQIPVKKMLPVDPPEQLYEQLSPPTSHSRYSHGPRKPSSNPLVPTPQKENAESNYEALVNPEHSIYCQINRST